Genomic segment of bacterium:
GGCAAAGCAGCGCGCACGGCCGAGGGCCGTGCGCGTTGTAGTCTGCCGGGGGAGGTCCCGACGGGTCTGTGTCAGTTGTCGAACATGGCGACCGGCCGGGCGCTCGGGGCCGCGAGCAGCCGCACCGGGCCATGGGGCTGCGCCACGGTCTGCAGCACCTCGCCTGTCTCGCGGTCTACGGTGTAGGCGCGGTACTCCTCGCCGCTCTTGCCGAACAGCAGGACGAACCGCTTGCCCGGCGCCAGCGAGTACTCGGTGACCTCGAACCCCGGGATGCTCGCCTCGACTTCGCGCGCGCCACTGAAGTGCCGGCGGGCTACGCACGTCGTGGGCTTGCCGTCTATCGGGCTGGTCCCGATCTCGAGCGTGTAGCTCCGGTTCAGGAGGAGTCCCTCAAGCGCGGGCGGACTGAACTCGGTCGGCCGGAAGGCGCCCTCCACCAGCTCGTAGTACGCCATCTCCTCGCCCTGGCGCGCCCGCATTCGCACGACGGGGTGGGAGCCGGTCAGGTAGACCTGCTGGGGCAGGCCGTCGGGCAGCGCGATGGGCTGTCCGTCAGCGGGCTGGCCCGCCGGACCGGTGATGAACCGCCAGTCGGCGCCCAGCCCGGGCCGGACCAGCGCCGCCCAGCGCTTGCCGTCGGGCGTCACGGCCGCGTCCGGGAAGTACATCCCGCGGGCTAGCCGCACGCCCTCGCCCGCCTGCTGGGGCGCCAGGTATAGCAGGTCATAGCCGGAGCGGGAGGTGCGGCGCATGGCGATGATCGAGCCGTCAGCCTGCGGGCGGAAGCTGTCCACCTCAGTCAGCAGCGTGCGCGGGTTGTCGCCGGCCAGCGCGACCTGCACCAGATTGCCGTTCATGTTGGGGTCGTTGGGGATCGGCTCGATGTACAGGGCCGAGAGCTGCCGCGCGTCCACGGGGCCGCCGTAGCGGATGACCGTATCGTTGGTGGCATACAGATAGCGCAGGTCGCGGCATACCAGCGTCAAGCGCTGGCCCTGAGTGATGGCCTTGGTGTAGACCTCGCCCGGGCGGGGGAAGCCCAGCGAGCCGTCGAGGAAGGTGGCGGCTTCGGTCTTCTCGATACGGACTTCCTCGCGCTTCACGTTCAGCCGCTTGGCCAGGTCGGCGCAGCACTTGGCGGCCATCGAGCCGGGGGTCGCGGTCTCGCCCTGGCCCTGCGCCTCACCGGAGTTGGCCAGCACCACGCGGCCCTTCATGTCGGTATGGTACTCATAGCGCCGCCCCTGGGCCAGTAGCACGATCTTGTAGCCGCCGGTGATGACCTGCGCATAGAAATGGCCGGGACGCGGTGCGCCCAGCGATGTGTCGGGCCACTCGACGCCCTCACAGGACACGACCTCGATGTCCGCGACGGTGACGTCAGCGACCTTCGCCAGCCGCTCGATGGCCTTCTGCACCGGTGCGGGGTAGTCAGCAGCGACAGCGGGACCAACAAAAGAGATGAGCGACAGAGCGAGCAAGGTGATCAGCAGCAACGGGAGATAAGCGATACGCATCATGCGCCTCCAAAGCACGGGCTCCATGGCCCAACTGGCTGCTTAGTATCCCCCGACGCCGGAATCATTCCCGACGAGCTCCTAGACTCCGCAAACGCAAGCGGCCGGGAGACGAGTTCCTCGCCTTCCGGCCGCGCAGGTGTTGTCCTCAACTAGAAAGCGTAGAGCTCACAGGGGACGATGGTGGGGTTGACGACCGCCCTGGCCTGCTCGGCCGTGTCATCTCCCGCCAACGCGCCGACGCCGCAAGAGACCGAGGGCGGACAATCCCGCGCCGAGCAACGCCAGTGTGCCCGGCTCCGGTATCGGCGGCTCAGGGTTGCCGTCATCGTACGCGTAGTAGACAGCGAAGGTGGCCGTGCCCCATGTAGCGGCAAAGAACGTTACGTTGCCGTATCCTGCCCAGGAGGAGAAGTCAACCGTGGCGTAGGGCAGATCGTAAAACACGGACTCGCCGAAGACGTAGCCGTAGGTGTAGGCATCCAGATTGGTGGTCAGCGTAGTGGAGGCCGATACGTTGCCGTCACTTCCATCAATGACGGCAAGCCCTCGCGGCGGCAGAGAGACCGACTCCGACCATGAATGGTCCGTCTCGAGCAGGACCGTGGCGGGGCTGTTCGGGTCGAAGAGTTGCGTTCCGGCAGCGACGGTCATGGTTCCGAACGCTGAGTCGGTCTCACTGTTGTTGATGAAACCACCTTGCGCCGCGGACACGTCCGTGGTGAGCTCGAACCGGATGGCCGCGAGCGCGGCGAAGGAGTGGGCATCGGGGAAGTACTTCAGCATCGGGAACGACCCCGACATCGTCTCCTCGGTTCCCGCCCTCCACGTGAAGGAGCCGCCAATGGGGGAGAACCAGATCAGGCTGGCATGGGCGCCGGAGAGGGAAACCAACACAAGCAGGGCAAACGCCAACACAAGGCACAGTCGTGTCATGACCGGCCTCCTGGCGCAGTTTGTGGCCCCCAACCACTGATTCTATGCTCAGCCTGGCCCAAATGTAAGAGATATGAGCATCGCGGTTCACTTCACCACCACATTCACCAGTCTCCCCGCCACTACCACCACTTTCACGACCGCCTTGCCCTCCATGTGCTTGACCACGTTCGGCAGGGCCAGGGCTTGCTCCTGGACCTGCGTCATGTCCGTGTCCGCCGGGACTTCCACCCTGTCGCGCACCTTGGGGGCGATGGTGGGGTTGACGACGGCCCTGGCCTGTTCGGCCGCGTCATCTCCCGGCAACGCGCCGACGCCGCAAGAGACCGAGGGCAGACAATCCCGCGCCGAGCAACGCCAGTGTGCCCGGCTCCGGTATCGGCGGCTCAGAGTTGCCGTCATCATATGCGTAGTAGACGCCGATTGTGGCCGTGCCCTGCGTCATGGTCATGAAGCTCACGTTGCCAGATCCTGTCCAGGAGGAGTAGTCAACCGTGGCGACGGGCAGAGAGAAGAAGATATCCCCGCCGAAGTCGTAGACGTACATCCCCAGATTGGTGGTCAGCGTCGCTGAGTCCGACA
This window contains:
- a CDS encoding PEP-CTERM sorting domain-containing protein (PEP-CTERM proteins occur, often in large numbers, in the proteomes of bacteria that also encode an exosortase, a predicted intramembrane cysteine proteinase. The presence of a PEP-CTERM domain at a protein's C-terminus predicts cleavage within the sorting domain, followed by covalent anchoring to some some component of the (usually Gram-negative) cell surface. Many PEP-CTERM proteins exhibit an unusual sequence composition that includes large numbers of potential glycosylation sites. Expression of one such protein has been shown restore the ability of a bacterium to form floc, a type of biofilm.), with the protein product MTRLCLVLAFALLVLVSLSGAHASLIWFSPIGGSFTWRAGTEETMSGSFPMLKYFPDAHSFAALAAIRFELTTDVSAAQGGFINNSETDSAFGTMTVAAGTQLFDPNSPATVLLETDHSWSESVSLPPRGLAVIDGSDGNVSASTTLTTNLDAYTYGYVFGESVFYDLPYATVDFSSWAGYGNVTFFAATWGTATFAVYYAYDDGNPEPPIPEPGTLALLGAGLSALGLLRRRRVGGR